In Aspergillus nidulans FGSC A4 chromosome II, a single window of DNA contains:
- a CDS encoding protein CYP539D1 (transcript_id=CADANIAT00004778), with protein MIEELVSKTTPGQAVVYLLGAFFLACLARKIQVQWQLSRLGSRAPKIPFRLPYGLLIPSISRNSHADRRLSSAMDFIYKSMQANKSDQDLEYFTDVMRNAKGAPLAEDKKTVELDAGISSRIIFTRDPENIKAILTGQFSDYGKGESFHRDWREFLGDSIFVTDGEQWSASRHLIRPMFVRDRLVDTEIFEKHVQHLIPLLAGNNESKIVDVTSLFFRYTLDAATNYLLGQGTDSLQNPETEFAEAFRYVQRRQAQYFRLGVFKFVLSRTEFRRQLKVMDDFIKPYIDRVLAMSPAELDQKLSKSDTFLHALARFTRDRRTLRDQLVAILLAGRDTTAATLSFCLFELARNPEVTAKLREEIASRLGLGASAQKPSYTDLKEMKYLNAVLNESMRLYPVVPFNVRFSLKDTTLPRGGGPDGLAPVAVRAGTRVVYSTMIMQRSPENYDPPSAPNYFDPAQWNPERWLSGWQPKPWQFIPFNGGPRICIGQQFAMIEMGYTVVRILQAFERIQAVPEAGKSVVEDPRLRFEVTLTPASELNCVFVRDGEGREDEKISR; from the exons ATgattgaagagctcgtgAGCAAGACAACGCCTGGACAGGCGGTCGTGTACCTGCTTGGGgcattcttcctcgcctgtTTGGCTCGCAAGATCCAAGTGCAATGGCAACTCTCGCGTCTGGGTAGCAGAGCCCCTAAGATACCGTTTCGTCTTCCATATGGTTTGTTAATCCCCTCAATCTCTAGAAACTCCCATGCTGACCGGCGACTCTCTTCAGCCATGGACTTCATCTACAAGTCCATGCAAGCGAACAAATCGGACCAGGACCTCGAGTACTTTACTGACGTTATGAGAAACGCCAAAGGCGCGCCTTTGGCTGAGGATAAGAAAACAGTGGAATTGGATGCTGGGATCTCAAGCCGTATCATATTTACTCGGGATCCGGAGAATATTAAGGCCATACTTACGGGACAGTTCTCCGACTATGGCAAAGGCGAGTCCTTCCATCGCGACTGGCGCGAGTTTCTGGGAGACAGCATCTTCGTGACCGATGGCGAACAGTGGTCTGCCTCGCGGCATCTCATCCGGCCTATGTTTGTACGAGACCGTCTTGTGGATACGGAGATATTTGAGAAGCACGTTCAACATCTGATTCCCCTACTGGCTGGTAACAACGAAAGCAAAATTGTGGATGTCACTTCCCTGTTTTTCCGCTATACCTTGGATGCTGCTACCAACTACCTCCTCGGTCAAGGAACAGATAGCCTTCAAAACCCGGAAACAGAATTCGCCGAGGCTTTCCGCTACGTGCAACGCCGCCAGGCACAATACTTTCGGCTGGG TGTGTTCAAGTTCGTGCTCTCCCGAACAGAATTCCGTCGCCAACTGAAGGTAATGGATGACTTCATAAAACCCTACATTGACCGTGTCCTCGCCATGTCGCCCGCCGAACTAGACCAAAAACTCTCCAAAAGCGACACCTTCCTCCACGCATTGGCTCGCTTCACTCGTGACCGCCGCACTCTTCGCGACCAACTCGTTGCCATCCTCCTTGCCGGCCGCGACACAACAGCTGCCACTCTATCATTCTGTCTCTTTGAATTAGCCCGCAACCCAGAGGTCACCGCCAAACTCCGCGAAGAGATCGCATCGCGCCTGGGCCTCGGCGCCTCCGCCCAAAAGCCCTCTTACACGGACCTCAAGGAAATGAAATACCTCAATGCCGTCCTCAATGAATCAATGCGCCTTTACCCCGTCGTCCCATTCAACGTCCGCTTCTCCCTAAAGGACACAACCCTCCCGCGCGGCGGCGGACCCGACGGCCTCGCCCCCGTCGCCGTCAGAGCCGGCACCCGCGTCGTCTATTCCACAATGATTATGCAGCGCAGCCCAGAAAACTACGATCCCCCATCTGCACCGAACTACTTCGATCCCGCGCAATGGAACCCGGAGCGCTGGCTCTCGGGATGGCAACCGAAACCATGGCAGTTTATTCCGTTCAATGGGGGCCCGCGAATCTGCATTGGTCAGCAATTTGCGATGATTGAGATGGGATACACAGTTGTTAGAATCTTGCAGGCGTTTGAGCGCATTCAGGCAGTGCCCGAGGCTGGTAAGAGTGTGGTTGAAGACCCAAGGTTGAGGTTTGAGGTTACTCTTACACCGGCTTCAGAGTTGAATTGTGTTTTTGTGAGAGATggggaagggagggaagaTGAGAAGATTTCTCGATAA
- a CDS encoding uncharacterized protein (transcript_id=CADANIAT00004777) has translation MRPAAVSLGLIGGISALGIPLPETLEQLPLSDAQKPLVSSEGLQAQIHVSNLLDRAKVLYSLAERGIDEYNHPTRVIGSKGHWGTLDYIYSTIMELGDYYDVTNQSFPAVSGNVFESRLVLGHEVPASARPMGLTPPTKNREPVYGSLILVSNEGCDKADYPSELAGAIALIQRGTCPFGTKSELAGKAGAVAAVVYNNEHGEVSGTLGTPSPYHVATFGISDTDAAPYVQQLKEGKKVDSIAYIDATVDTIYTTNIIAQTRRGDPENCVMLGGHSDSVAEGPGINDDGSGTLTLLEVATQLSKYDVNNCVRFAWWAAEEEGLLGSDYYVSVLSEEENLKIRLFMDYDMLASPNFAYQVYNATNEVNPVGSEELRDLYTEFYTSHGLNFTYIPFDGRSDYDGFIRNGIPGGGIATGAEGVKTDEEQEMFGGIAGNWYDPCYHQLCDDLGNVNATAWEVNSKLVAHTVATYAVSFEGFPKRTTTNVKSVDLEKRKYHGPKLLM, from the exons ATGAGACCAGCGGCAGTCTCCCTGGGGTTGATCGGCGGCATCTCCGCCCTTGGAATTCCCCTCCCCGAGACTCTGGAACAGCTACCACTGAGTGATGCGCAGAAGCCTCTTGTGAGCTCTGAAGGGCTGCAGGCTCAGATTCATGTGAGCAACCTTCTCGATAGGGCCAAAGTCCTGTATAGCCTGGCAGAACGCGGAATAGATGAATACAATCATCCGACTCGTGTGATTGGCAGCAAGG GCCATTGGGGGACGTTGGATTATATTTACTCTACAATTATGGAACTAGGCGACTATTACGACGTTACAAACCAATCCTTTCCTGCTGTTTCTGGCAATGTTTTTGAATCTCGCCTCGTCCTTGGCCACGAGGTGCCAGCATCAGCCCGTCCTATGGGCTTAACCCCTCCCACCAAGAACAGAGAGCCAGTATACGGCTCGCTAATCCTTGTGTCGAACGAAGGATGCGACAAGGCCGACTATCCTTCTGAGCTCGCTGGGGCAATTGCCTTGATCCAACGCGGTACCTGTCCTTTCGGTACCAAATCAGAACTAGCTGGCAAAGCAGGCGCAGTTGCCGCGGTAGTATACAATAACGAGCATGGTGAAGTTAGCGGAACGTTGGGAACCCCATCACCTTACCACGTTGCTACTTTCGGCATATCTGATACTGACGCCGCACCCTACGTCCAGCAattgaaggagggaaagaaggtcgATTCGATTGCTTACATCGATGCAACAGTTGACACTATTTATACAACCAACATTATTGCGCAGACGAGGCGAGGGGACCCTGAAAACTGTGTAATGCTCGGAGGTCACAGTGACAGCGTCGCGGAAGGACCTGGTATCAATGACGACGGCTCTGGCACTCTGACCCTTCTGGAAGTTGCGACTCAACTTAGCAAATACGACGTAAACAACTGTGTACGCTTCGCTTGGTGggcggctgaggaggagggtctGTTGGGCTCCGACTATTATGTATCTGTTCTCAGCGAAGAGGAGAACCTGAAGATTCGTCTCTTCATGGATTATGACATGCTGGCTTCGCCCAATTTCGCCTATCAAGTCTACAATGCTACGAATGAGGTTAACCCTGTTGGATCCGAAGAGCTACGTGATCTTTACACCGAGTTCTACACTTCTCATGGGCTCAACTTCACATACATTCCGTTCGATGGGAGGAGTGATTACGATGGTTTCATTCGAAACGGCATTCCAGGCGGCGGTATCGCTACTGGTGCGGAAGGTGTGAAGAccgacgaggagcaggagatgtTTGGGGGAATTGCAGGCAACTGGTATGATCCATGCTATCATCAGTTGTGCGATGACCTCGGAAACGTCAACGCAACTGCTTGGGAGGTCAATAGCAAG CTGGTCGCCCACACTGTTGCCACCTACGCAGTGTCGTTTGAAGGATTCCCAAAGCGGACAACTACCAATGTTAAGTCCGTCGACCTCGAGAAGCGCAAGTATCACGGCCCTAAGCTACTCATGTAA
- a CDS encoding mRNA-binding protein NAB2 (transcript_id=CADANIAT00004776), protein MATVAVGTPLAEALSNAIQPKLVEMGWSSDSSDSALTEYVILMLVNGKTQEQIASELSNDLLGLGEGDTQAVDFSRWLFEQVDAFNQQINGQSAQTSNDNAQAIPSFDDQETTTSQVQGHEKGPQSSDTNMSDAGISGDGIPTGPKSMRNGRQGGQAGRGRMLNQINRNLDRGDSGLHRIRDQTGGGRINSHSRGGNRGGRFNQNGNGRLFGGRGGMGMGNNQMAGAAGNLMNMNPNDQMHLMSLLEEQARMMAQLMPGFVSPAINPAFQQSGPQRSLSDRVERPRGPRQHGAFGNRAQRADSKNNDTDMDMTSDGAVQNGQDENNTDNICHFNLRCTRKDCPFAHQSPAAPEGTPVDVSDVCSYGAACKNRKCTGRHPSPAVKSAHQAEELCRFFPNCTNPHCHFKHPSMPLCRNGADCSTPDCKFTHLQTACKFNPCLNPTCPYKHAEGQRGAFADKVWTADSAKAKARISERKFVNDEDAPEELIKPETGAEPSSQEIVT, encoded by the exons ATGGCTACCGTTGCGGTGGGCACTCCTCTAGCGGAGGCTTTGAGCAATGCTATTCAACCAAAACTGGTGGAGATGGGCTGGAGTTCTGATAGTAGCGATTCCGCGCTGACTGAGTACGTTATTTTAATGCTCGTCAATGGCAAGACTCAGGAACAGATTGCCAGCGAACTCTCAAACGATCTCCTCGGGCTAGGCGAAGGCGATACACAAGCAGTGGATTTTTCAAGATGGCTCTTTGAGCAAGTCGACGCTTTCAACCAGCAAATCAATGGCCAGAGTGCACAGACATCGAATGACAACGCCCAAGCGATTCCGTCATTTGACGACCAAGAGACCACAACGTCTCAGGTGCAAGGCCATGAAAAAGGACCCCAGTCATCTGATACGAACATGAGTGACGCCGGAATTTCCGGCGATGGAAT ACCTACGGGACCAAAGTCAATGCGCAACGGCCGTCAAGGCGGCCAGGCAGGTCGGGGTAGAATGCTCAACCAGATCAACCGAAACCTAGATCGCGGGGATTCTGGATTGCATCGTATTCGCGACCAGACTGGTGGCGGCCGAATAAACTCTCATTCACGCGGCGGAAACAGGGGCGGGCGCTTTAACCAGAACGGTAATGGAAGGCTGTTTGGTGGGCGCGGTGGCATGGGTATGGGGAACAACCAGATGGCAGGTGCTGCGGGCAACCTGATGAACATGAACCCGAACGATCAGATGCATCTGATGTCCCTCCTTGAAGAACaagcgaggatgatggcaCAACTCATGCCCGGTTTTGTCTCACCGGCAATAAACCCGGCGTTTCAGCAGTCTGGCCCACAACGCTCCTTGTCGGACCGAGTTGAACGCCCAAGAGGGCCCCGTCAACATGGGGCCTTTGGAAATCGAGCGCAACGTGCAGACTCGAAAAATAACGACACCGATATGGACATGACTTCCGACGGTGCCGTGCAAAATGGCCAGGATGAAAACAACACAGATAACATTTGCCATTTCAACCTTCGCTGCACGAGGAAGGACTGCCCCTTCGCGCATCAGTCTCCCGCTGCCCCCGAGGGTACTCCTGTTGATGTTTCGGACGTGTGCTCTTATGGTGCGGCGTGCAAAAACCGCAAGTGCACTGGGAGGCACCCCTCGCCAGCTGTGAAATCAGCCcatcaagcagaagaacttTGCAGGTTCTTCCCTAACTGCACGAATCCTCACTGTCATTTCAAGCATCCTTCGATGCCGCTGTGCCGCAATGGTGCTGACTGTTCCACCCCCGACTGCAAGTTCACGCATCTCCAGACTGCCTGCAAATTCAATCCCTGTCTTAACCCTACTTGTCCTTACAAGCACGCCGAAGGCCAGAGAGGTGCATTTGCCGACAAAGTCTGGACCGCAGACTCCGCTAAAGCAAAGGCACGCATTAGCGAGCGGAAGTTTGTCAACGACGAGGATGCCCCCGaggagctcatcaagccaGAGACTGGGGCGGAACCCTCTTCACAAGAGATTGTAACATAG